Genomic segment of Ficedula albicollis isolate OC2 chromosome 3, FicAlb1.5, whole genome shotgun sequence:
CGGCGTGAGAGTAGATTCAGCTCTAAAAGCAGCAGATGTCAGTTTGATGTTGGGATCAACAAACAGATGTTTTCCAGTATGTGATTGAAGCTCCTGCCCCATCAACAAGCCTAAAAAGGAACTTTATTTACACACTTATATGATAGGAACCATGGTTCCTTCACTTGGTTGCTGTTTGCAACACTTTCGCCCTTTTGGGGATAAATTGCTTAGTGTTTAGCCTGATCATTCAGCCTAGACTGAAAGCTAactttcagtttttcctcttgATCATCCTATTGCTACCATAGTCCTGTAAGATAATATTGCGATCATCCTATTGGTACCATAGTCCTGTAAGATAATTTTGTCAGAACTGAAGAATTATTTCTGCAGGGCATTGCTTCTCTTGGGGCGTATTTATATCCTGTTTGGGACTGAACATTACTGGGTACTGTAATAAATTCATTAGTTggctctgctttgttttggctgaaattattttgtcagGAAAATCTACTAACAGTGAACACTGATGAGAGATCTCATCTTTCTTTCTGGTGTGTTCTAGTTGTAGagtgcagcactgacagacctctcttcctttttttggttcTCTCTCCTATTTGAAGGATTTCACGATGACCTTGTACTTAAGGCACTACTGGAAGGATGAGCGCCTCTCGTTTCCCAGCACCAACAACAAGAGCATGACCTTTGATGGCAGGCTGGTGAAGAAGATCTGGGTCCCTGATGTCTTCTTTGTGCATTCCAAGAGATCTTTCATCCATGACACCACCACGGACAACATCATGCTGCGAGTGTTCCCCGACGGGCACGTCCTCTACAGCATGAGGTaaggcagcagccctgcatcccctgagcatcccctgagGCTTTGCTGCCAGTTCTGCTCCAGGTTTGACTTCGGTGATCACCAGGATTGCTACTGCCAATCCTGCTACTCCcgctgctgaggcacagccctgtTTCCAGAATGTCCAGTACGAAAAGCTTTGCAGGGAACACTGAGAAACCATGCTGTGGGCAGTAACAGGATAATCTCCTCCTGGGGAAGCATGCCCCCAACTCTTTGCAGTCAGTGGAAGGCTTAGTCTAGCAGGAATGTTCATCCCAGGGTCAGTGTGTGATTAAACTGGAAGCTGCTGATATACCAGATGGTGACCTCTATAATTATcctattttccttcttgtttgtctagattttttttttcttagttttggTGCTTTCCTGTTGATGTAAATATTTAAGTTTATTGAAGCTGCAATGGCAGTATTAAAGACCTCCTGGTTTTCTAGTAGATTTGTTGGCTGGAAGAATCCTGAGAGATGCCTGTCATGCCCTGGAGGGTTATCCATCCTGTGGGTGTGCACAGATCGTGTCTGTGGGTTTGCAGGATTCTGTAATACACAAGGACATGGAGGCTTAATCCTCTAAACTTTTCTACCTTATTACAGATTATCAAAAATACCACCAAAATCATCCCTAGAGAGTAAACTACTCGCTAAAATCACCACTGGCAACTATACCCATGATTAATAAAGTAACTATATATCCATATGACACTATTGCAAATTACTATCAGCAGTCAATAATTTAGCCTCCATCAATATCCATCAATCACATGGAACAGCCAATAACTAACCAGGGTATTTACTGTTACAGGTTACTTTACATTGGTGGAGCAACTCATCCACAGCCTACCCTCAGGTACACTTAGGACAGGGTGCTTGTGTGAGTGCACAGTGTTGGTATCAATTGATACCACCCTCAAGTGATTCAAATTATCCTATGGATGGAAGGACAGACTGAAACAGCCTCCAAAGTGGGCTCAGAGGGGACCAGTGAGACAACAGAGTCTCATTTCAGAGATGCTCTGAGTCATAGAGTGTGGAGTCAGCCAGGTCTCCTTGCTGGGTGTCCACGTGCTGGTAGAAAGTTCATGCACTGAATTCAACCTTCTAAGGAACAGAAAAGTATGTGCAGCACGGAAAGGTCTCAGAGGAAGCCTTCATTTTGGACAAAAATTATGGCCTCCTTGTATCCAGGGGTGTAGGATTCCGCCACTTTGAACAGGCAAGAGATGCTggtaatttctattttttaccTGTGGCAGCCAATAGATAATGATGTTTTCTGTTCTCTCAgactctttttttattttcaagaacattttctgccttttctgacAATAAAATGCCTgttaaatcacttttttttggCAGTTATTTATGGTATTTCAGGACGTCTCCAGTTTCTAGTTACCCTATCTGCATGTCAAAGAGGCCAGCTGTGCTTCTCAAGGATTTGTCTTGTTCCCAGGCTGGGAAGCCTTTCTCTGCCCATATTTTTCATCAGACAGGTTTTTTGCTCAGTAGTTTTCCCTTCTAACCAGGCCACCTTGATGGCTGCTCACATCAGCATCCCAGCAGATTTAATTTCCTTCGGTAGAATGAGAAAAGAGAAGCGGAGAAAAACACACTGCCAGAGGAGAAAAGCTCGAGAGCCCAAAAAATGGATATTTCCCCAGGACAGAGAACATGCTCTCAGTTTACAGTGACCTTTGAATATTTTGTAGCCAAGGATTTCTGTTTACAATATTTCTGGAACTTATTTGCTTCAGCCATGGTAAAATGATTTTCAAAAACTTGGAAAGGTTTTCTACTAAGTTTATTTCTGTAATCTGTTGAGGAAATGAtgtgattttttaatgttaccCACAAGAGAGAAGTCTGTGAGTTAACCACCGCTGATTGCACAAGAGTTAAATTGATAAATTGATATGTAAAAtccaaggagaaagaaaatctccATGGCATTTGGGCCTGGTGGTGTTTAGAACACTCAGGACAATATCCAGCTGAAAAAGCATGGAAGTCCAGTGGTGCTGGGAATACCCTCAGATATCTTGAGATGTCTGCATGGGGTTGACACTGGACTGGGGagcatttaattcctttttttgggCCTTCAAAGCTATCTGGACACTGCATAATATGGTATTGAGGAATATGATATTGATGAGCTGAGTTTCTGTTCTGCCCCTGACTAACAAACTGTTATTGACCACAGGTTGTGCCACAGTTCAGGTGAtgccaaggaaagaaaataacacaCTTCAGTAAGGCTGAGTTATACAATACTGAAGTGCTGCACACAGTTAGGGGAGGTCAGGTCATTGTTTCAGGTTACCTTCTGGAGCTTATTCCCAAAACCATTCTTTAAATGTTGCTCAAATGGCAAAATTTTGCTCTAGTTTATAGTCAAAATGAACACCATGTGCCTTTCAGGGGTAATGACTGTGTAGGTCAGGGTAGGATTTGGATCACAATCCCTGGAACAGAGGAAAAGTTCTTTATCAACATCTGCAACAAATCTAGAAAATGGTCATAGCCAACGTAAGTTGGACTCTGAAACGATGAGTCACAGCTGATTTGCCCCCCCTAAATCAGGAGCTCCACTGCAAATCCGTCTGCAAGAGAAAGTTCACTGACCCACTGGAAAATTTCTTATGTAACATTGTGCACAACTGGACTAGTTTAAAAACTGCAGCTGTGATTACTGCAGCTTTTTAGCTAAGACAAGAACTTAACAGAAGCAAACCTCACTTGCTGAAAACCAGCTGCACCTGTTTTACAACCCCTGCCCCAGAAATACTCCCCTCAGATTAAAAAGGTTTGTTGAGGGCTGCAAGAAACTGCTTTTGCCTTAATAATGTATGTACTGAAGGAATTTTGTGGCTTGCAATAAGGATGGTCATATTCCTCAGGCTCAGGTCATTCTGGGGGGTGACTATGGAGCAATGGAATGGAACTGAGCAATGGGGAAAATGTGGAAACCGTAATTAAACTGCACATAAGGGAATATTCAAATGTAAATGGTGAAGTTACTTTACACTGTATTCTTGTAGGCAAATACTTGGATGTAAAACACAGTGGAAATATCTGTACTGACATTAGCATAACAGTAATGTCCAGGATAGTGCTTTAGTTCCTTGATAGAtattgaaattacatttttctttggagTTTCTGTGTATAAGCCATCTATCTTGAACATGGAGGATTGGTAGGCATGTGGATTTTTTACTAACATCATGCAGTATTTCTGGCTTAAAAGATGCAGAATAATTATCTGCGATAACATTCTCTCTTGATTGCTCCTCATAGAAACCAGCTTTTCTCATTTTCGATTTCTAGGGTCACAGTGACAGCAATGTGCAACATGGACTTCAGCCACTTCCCCCTGGACTCTCAGACATGttctctggagctggaaagCTGTATGTTGTATCTGTGTTTCTAGCTAGATGTGCTGTATGGCTGGCTGCACAAACATTTCACTGGACACATTTCAGAACACTGTCTGTTTTAAGAGCCTGAAATAACAGTTCATCAGAGTTACTTGCAGTCCTATTGACTCAGCAGTATTGTGTGTCTGGCCCTTGTGCTGCAAGACCAGAATTTGCAAGGAAAACATCCTATGATCTTGCAGTCCTATTGACTCAGCAGTATTGTGTATCTGGCCCTTGTGCTGCAAGACCagaatttgaaaggaaaacatccTATGACATGGACTTCAGCCACTTCCCCCTGGACTCTCAGACATGttctctggagctggaaagCTGTATGTTGTATCTGTGTTTCTAGCTAGATGTGCTGTATGGCTGGCTGCACAAACATTTCACTGGACACATTTCAGAACACTGTCTGTTTTAAGAGCCTGAAATAACAGTTCATCAGAGTTACTTGCAGTCCTATTGACTCAGCAGTATTGTGTGTCTGGCCCTTGTGCTGCAAGACCAGAATTTGCAAGGAAAACATCCTATGATGTAATCCTGATTCTGCAGACACTGTGATCTGGGCTCAGCTTCTTTGGTGAAAAAAGTAATGTGAACATAAGATTTTTGGCAGACTTTCTCCAGTGTATGGCAAGACTAACATCTGGTTATTTTGAGGTCCTCCCAGCTATTTAACTGAATGCTCCTCGAAAAAACCAGAATCAGAATCAGAGGATAATTTTCACTGACCTTGAGGTCAGCTGCTCCAATaccctgctgagagcagggagtTTTTCATGACAGGTTGCTTGGGGCTGTGTCCAGTTGGGTTTTGAGCAAGGTAATTCAGGCTCCACAATGTTTCTCTGCAACATGCTCAAATATTTGAGAACCCTGAtcctggaaatgttttcttttacctGCTTGGGAACAATCCTTTGATGAGACTTGCATCCCTTGCCTTTGTCCTTTTGCACTCCATTTTGTCAAAGTGCCTAGGAAAAGGCTGCTGGCACCTTCTCCCACCACAGActgctcttctcccagctgaaTAAGTCCTGTTCCCCCAGCCTCCTGTCCCTAAGCCTTGTGCTCCTGATGATCTTGATAACTCTCTTCTCATTCACCATTCCTATTAGTTAGTGCACAAATTCTGTAAGTTTTTAATTTACACTTTTAACATATTTTTGGGCTTTTGCTTCTCACCTGTCCATTTTGCTTTTATCATTCTAAGATAGTTTGATGTGTCCATGCTTCCTCCTTCCTCTAAATTAAGGTGTTTTATCCATCATTATTTCCTGAGCTATTATCTATTTTTCATCTGTGATGTTCAGAAGAGTGCCATTCTGTCATTTCAATGTGAAGTAAAAGGaggatttgttttcttgaaTCTTGAATCTGGATTTTTGCTGTTGTCACAGTATATTATATGACAAGATTTTTTGAACTCCCTTGCTGTTGGCAAACTTACTTGTGGCATTAGTTCATGCCAAAGACTGGATGAATTAACTTTTGTTGAACCTCTAAGCTGAAGTCACATCACattgtatttcttctttccctaAGATGCTTACACTGATGAAGATCTGATGCTGTattggaaaaatgggaatgaatCCCTGAAAACTGACgaaaaaatttctttgtctCAGTTTTTGATACAAAAATTCCACACCACATCAAGACTGGCTTTCTACAGTAGCACAGGTATTGATTGACCTTTTCTGATATCATACTACTGCTAAACCTAATATTGTATTAACTGCTTTTAAGGGGGCTCTTGGGATTATGTCCCTGAAGTGTAGTCTCCACAGTCTGTTTGAAAGCTCAGTTTCTTCATTTACTAGTCTTAGAAgtaaaagaagcaaagaaagatCTTGTCTCTCGGTACCTCCTGTCCAGGGTGTTCTCACTGATTCTGGCTTTCCTCCTCTCTCGAAGGGTGGTACAATCGCCTCTATATAAACTTCACTCTACGCCGACACAtcttcttcttcctgctccAAACCTACTTCCCTGCCACTCTCATGGTCATGTTGTCCTGGGTGTCCTTCTGGATCGACCGACGAGCAGTTCCTGCCAGAGTTTCTTTGGGTGAGAACAACTGCAACAAGGCATGGCTCTGTGAAAAGCTTTGAACGGGAAGGTTTTGGCAGGAAAGGGAACTGTTCCTTTTAATGGTTAAAGATGCTGTCCAAGCAAATGGTGGTTTTATCTGATGATTAATATAACTTGCACTTTGTCTTAAGTCCTTCATCATTTAGCAATCCTCCTCACTTATATGTAGCTCAGAACAGAAAGTGCTGTGgtcttaaaaatgaaactgtaaCACAGAATGGTACACCTAGGAAACAGGAGTCCTTGTCACCACTAGTCTCAGCAGACCTGATCTTAGGATTAGGTGTGTAAAAATATGTTATAACAGCATTGTGTTTAAACCCTGCAGTTTAAGGAGGGAGTTAAGTTCTGTTTGTTAAATGCAAAATGTTGACTGCTCCATTGCTTCTTAAAACTCAACCCATCATGAACACAAAAATGTAGGCAGGGGAACAATTCTGCATTAGCAGAAGAGATACTTTACACACATTCATTTCATACTGAACATCTTTTAGAGCATCATATAGACCATAACTACTCTTTTTCTAGAGACAAAAAACCTTATGGACTGTATCAGTCAATACCGTTTCCTTCTCTTGGTTCTTTCCAGGAATAACCACTGTGCTGACCATGTCCACGATCATCACTGGGGTGAATGCCTCCATGCCTCGTGTTTCCTACATCAAAGCAGTGGACATTTACCTGTGGGTCAGTTTTGTGTTTGTCTTCCTCTCGGTGCTGGAATATGCAGCTGTGAATTACCTGACAACGGTgcaagagaggaaggagaggaaactGCGGGAGAGGGTGAGAAACACTTTTGTCATCCACTTActcctttttattcccttaCAGCTGTTCTGGTCTTTATATTGACTGTCTGTTAATGGGAAAACATTGACAGCCATGTGTGTAATTGGGTCTGTTTGGAACGCTCCACCTCAGGCTGAATTGctaacacagaaaaacaggatttgATCTAATGAGTCTTCATAGAAACATCAGAAGAAGGTGTGATCTGAAATGGGAAAGAGTGCAGCCTAGAAATGTGAGGGAATGGCAAGAGGAGAAGGTATAAAATCTGATACttcactgcagctgccacaaTTCTTGTTTAGTAAGCTAAAGATGTTATTTGGTACAAATTAGTTTCCTCCTTCTATAGGCAACTTTACTCTGGAAACTGGATTTAATGGACGTAATAGTGGAAGTGCTGTTAGACAACAGTCTGCCAAGTTTATGTTTGTACTTCTTAATGTGCTATGAAAGGTCTTatcctgcatccctggagtGTTTCTAGACCTGGTACATCCTGAGCATCTTGGCCCTGCTATGAGCAGGACGTAGAACTAGAGATGCCCTGAAGTTCTTTCCAGCCTGAGGTATTTTACAGACCTCTAGGTCCTTCTTTGTGATTAAACAAAGCACCATTGCCTTTTGAACACTTAGTCTTGGGACTCAAATTTTTTCAGTCCCCATACACTCAGGGCATCACCatgttttacagttttcttcttcccagTAGGAACTGACCACATTTGTCTACTGGTGCTACTGGTAACCTACTGTCTTTGACTCCTGGAGAAATTTGTATAAGCTTGTTGGAAATGCCAATGCAGACATCACCTTTCATACAATTTAAGCATGCTATTTCCCTCTATGAACTATTGTTGTGGTTTTgcattccttctctttcccttccttttctccccatgACTTTCTTGAGGAACAGCATGAGCCCCATAACAGACCAGCACCTTTCTCAGTTGGCATAccataaaaaaaatgtaattagatatattttaaaaagcaattagaTAAATTTACCAGACTTCTGTGATGAAATTTTACGTCTCTTCAAAGCCTTCTCTGATGACTCTGGAAAGTTGCTTGAACAGGTCCTTAATTTATCTATGCCCCTCCTAGTCCCCACCTGGGTCCCAGCAGTTCTCTGCAACACAAGGTAGAGAtgctctgtgcaagcacagtGACTCCAGGGTGTCTGACTTGCTGCATGTGAGCAGTAGACTGTGGCACTTTAGCCAGTCCTGCTCAGGCATCCCATGTCCAAAGAATATGGAGGCTTGATAGGTCATGGGAAATAACAAGAAACATACTTGCTAAGTTTGGCTTGCCTAGAACaaacctgtattttttattttttttaagatgaaaactcttctcctttatttttaactgtacTGGAGAAATGAAATGAACTTAAGAGGATTTGTTAATTTTCTGCTAAGTTTTCTGGAATGTTTTGCCACCTCCAGTGATTGTGCAGCTTGTTATTTGTATCATAAATCTGCCCTTTATTGAGTCTTGTGCATTGAACTCTATATTCAGCAAATGTCTTTTTACTACCCAAGGGACAATATTGTACCCAGTCCATGTGTAACAATATTATTCTTCAGTAGGGGAAATGGGAGCAGAGATAATGAATAGCATTATTTGAGGAAGAAGCTCTTGAAGAAGCAGGAGACATTTCTCACAGTGAATGTAGATCTTGtcagccagtgctgctcccctATGAAAGACCCCAAAAGTTCTAGTATGAACAGAAGAGAGCTCTATATTATGTCTACATTAAGAAATCAAATTGTGCCAGGGACAAAGACATGCAGTATCTAAAACTAAACATTCTCTTCCTCAAgatcacaggagctgctgtgaaatGCCTGTGGCAAAAGGTCTGTGGCCCCATGCTTATTCCCAGCCCACACCTGGGAacttttctgtgcctgctgggctgAGAGAGGCCAGAGGCCTTTCTGACACTTTAATAGTGTTGTCAGCTGCATTCCCATGTCCAAGGAGGCTCTTTGGCAGCCTTTGAATTATTATTGTAGACATCGGGTGAAAGTCCTGCAGGGTGAAATTACATAGTGCACCTCTGTGTGTACGTGCCTCGGTGAGGACGAGTGTAATTTCAGGTTCTGTGGAGCTGGGTTTCCAGCACATCAGGCTCTCTTGTCCACAGAGGGGCTGTCATCATACGTGCATGAAGCCCTGGGAACTGTAGTCTGACCTGGGGGCTGACAGTAAATCTGCAGAATTGCTTTCTCTGCTGAGTCCTGCAGCAATTAGCTTGTTATTGTAGCTGCTGTCCCTCATCAGCCACCATCTCCTGGAACTGTCAGCTCATGACAAAGAGCCTTATATGtaattctccctttttttttttttttttttttttttttttttttttgctgtttggtaTTATTCTGGTTTTGGCTGGCATAGAGTTAGTTTCTTTtcagtagctggtacagtgctgtgttttgaattcagTGTGAGAATAATGTAACACGTTGGTGTTGTTGCTAAATTGTGTTTATCCTGAGTCAAGGATGTTTTTgtgtctcatgctctgccagtgaagaggtaaacaaaaaaatttgggAGGGAACAtggccaggacaggtgacacaaatgagccaaagggatattccacaccatagAACACACTTCAACTATTAAACTATTCTTATCTCCATCTacaagttttatattttattcttctccaCAACTCTCTGGAGTTCAGGGGGGAAGGTTAGTTGAGTGAGGGACTGCATGATGCTTATTTGTCAGCTGGGGTTAAATCACAGCAGTTCCTTTTGGGGAGCTGCactctggttttgttctgttttcgTTTGGTTTTGTTAGTTTTGGGGTGTGGGTTTTTCAAAGTGTGCCTGCTTAGAATAAAATATGTCTTAAAACGCTACTGATGTTCAGTTGTACTCATGGAGTGCTCAGGAAAAGTAAAGCTACGaacttttcatgtttttctgatACCAAATCTTTTGGTTATGccaagaacacagaaaaaaatccttaagtTGGTTTGAAGGTTTTCAATGAGCAATGTGATCTGgtgtttaaataatttgaaggaaaatcCTGAATATTTCATATTGATGTTATACacatttttacatatatatgtattcaGATATATACATTTGTTTTACCTGAATGTATCCTTCTAAACAAGTTCTTGGAAAATCCACACATCAAATACTCCACATTGGTGGAGTATAACTGGGTAAGGAAATTGGTCTGTGGGAAATCTGAGACAGGAACTCCTAGCAGAAAGGACATTTTGGAGTCCATTTTAATTGCAACAAATGATCCATATTGCCGGTACAGGAAAACTGAAGGTTTTGAGTGGTCAAAGACTGCATTTCCTGTTCAAAATTCTATCTGTATaccttggatttttttagccTTGTGGGATGcatgctggtgctgctgaagtCAATACAAGTTTTGCTATTATCTTcaacagagctgggattttgcATTATGCTTTTAGCTGGTCCTCTGCTTGGTCTAAAGTCAGATTTGTGAAGAAAACATCTATATCTGTAAAACCAGAACTTGGCCCTTTTCTTTCCATAACATGTACTCAATAAGCCATTTCCACAGATTAAAATGCATCTTGTCCATGAATATTTATAAACACAAAGAATGAATAATAAGGAATCTCAAGACAGTGAGGCTGAATAACAGATAGctaaaaaaaccttttgcttAGACTATATGACTGCTATAGCATTTTTCTAATCTTTTCTGAAGCTGCTTGCCCAAGCAGTGGAGATAAaccctgttttttccttttttaaaacaagcaaaaaaaagagaccTTTTTGTTCAAAGAGAAACTTAAAATATCTCAATCAAAAATTTGAATTCACCTGTTTCCAAGCTGTCTGTTAATAGAAAGGCAttatttctgctgctcacaTGTTTTTCCAATATTCAGCTATATTTCTTGTTTATGTCCCTAGTTTCCGTGTTCATGTGGAATACCTCACTCAAAAACTATGATGCTGGATGGAAACTACAGCGAATCTGATGCCAACAGCCTGGCAGGGTATACAAGAAACCAGATGGtaccagaagaagaaaaaccagaaaagatgGTTGTGCATTTAGCTATGAGCAATGAATCTAATTCATCAAGGAAGAGAGGCCTGAAGGGCCATGTGGGCTTGCGCATCATCCAGAACACTCATGCAATTGATAAATATTCAAGATTAATATTCCCAGGCacctatatattttttaatttgatataTTGGTCTGTCTTTAGCTAAGcatgctggcacagcagtgactgAATCAAAAGACATCTACAAAACACTCTTTTGTTGGTACTTTTTTTGTCTAATCTGGACACAAAGCCAAAAACCtgattattttattgcttttttgaAGGATAAATGGGAGGACACATCCTCCAGGAGGCAATTCCACGTGCAGGCCTCATGGAGGAacttgctgtgctgggtggtTTCCAGCCCACCCCCTTGCTCCCATGTGCTTTATGACACATGCCATTTCTCATACTTGAAAATATGTGTCCACCACACACCCAAAAGGTGCTGGATGCTCATTTGGGGCTGGCCACACTGGTGGTGCCTGCTGTGCAATGGACAACCAAAGACAGTGCTCATGTGAGCTGTaaggaattaaataaatacagcttGTGTGGGGAGGTCTAGACAGTGCTTCTCCTGTCgagaaaattatttgttatttctttggCATATAAACATAACTTTTCCGTTG
This window contains:
- the LOC101812155 gene encoding gamma-aminobutyric acid receptor subunit rho-2 — its product is MFKPGGTCAAGGHWSAECPAPISSKMPYFAKLLLLIFCLVLLVESRKHRRRRWTSHLDVQRASHIFKRNRDLTKAWKGKTEQLLRVNEHDFTMRPAFGGPAIPVGVDVQVESLDSISEVDMDFTMTLYLRHYWKDERLSFPSTNNKSMTFDGRLVKKIWVPDVFFVHSKRSFIHDTTTDNIMLRVFPDGHVLYSMRVTVTAMCNMDFSHFPLDSQTCSLELESYAYTDEDLMLYWKNGNESLKTDEKISLSQFLIQKFHTTSRLAFYSSTGWYNRLYINFTLRRHIFFFLLQTYFPATLMVMLSWVSFWIDRRAVPARVSLGITTVLTMSTIITGVNASMPRVSYIKAVDIYLWVSFVFVFLSVLEYAAVNYLTTVQERKERKLRERFPCSCGIPHSKTMMLDGNYSESDANSLAGYTRNQMVPEEEKPEKMVVHLAMSNESNSSRKRGLKGHVGLRIIQNTHAIDKYSRLIFPGTYIFFNLIYWSVFS